TGGGCCGGTATATACCATCGCCGGTGGAGTAACGCCAGTTAAAAACCACATCCGCCTGCATAGAGAATTTATCACTGAATGTCAGATTACCATACGGATGCAGGTCTATCAGATTCGATGGTCCGATACGCGGATTGAATCCAAAGTAACCTCCTTTTGGATACAGAGGATTGAACGTTTGCAGGTTGCCATCACCGGGCGTTTTATCACCGGAGATATAGTCGTTACGCAGGGCGATCGTGGGCCGGAACCTCGCATGTTCAAACATGTAACCAATATCAATGGCGGTAGTCCATGCATTGATCCTGCCTCCTCCGAAAGTGCCGAACTGGTATGCGGCTTCCAGGTTGTAAATAAAGCCGCCACCATATTTCCAGTAGCGTACTGCGGCAGTATGCCTTGACTCTTCGGCTACACCCTCTTCAAACCGCGCATTGTCTTTACGGTGTCCGAGATAGTAGATGTCGAAATTACCCTGTCCGGGCAGGATGATGTAGGAATAGGCTCCCCACAGGTTCGCCTCCCGGATGGTGTGGTTATCAAACACGCCCGGGTTCACTTCGTCGTCCATCATAAAGAAGGCATCTACGCCAAACCTTGGTGCGTTATACATTACTTTACCACCTGTGAAATATTTACGTACGTTAGTACCTTCCCTTACGGATATCAGTCTGCCGGTGCCGTAGTCCAGTTCCTGTCTGCCGGCCCGTGCTACCAGCTTACGCTGCTTGGCCGTCCAGGTCTTCAGGGTAACGTCCACAAAGAGGTTCTGCACATTTAGTTCGTCTTTGTTCACTGGTGGAGAAGGTACTTTGCTGAAGCTTTCCAGCGCACTGCTCATCTGTGCAAATACCCTGACGTGAGGGCCCAGGTGCAGGTCCGCATGCAGGTTATATCGCTGCATTACCAGGCCGTTATAGTTCATACCATCCTTCTCCCATTCTTCGTGAAAAGATGCGGCATATTCATAGCGGGCTTCCCCCCCGAAGGATAGGTAAAAATGGTCTTTACTAAAGAGGGGTACATATTTGATGTGATTGTACCAGTGGCCGGTGGTATCGTTCCGCAGGTAATAGTAATCCTCATTGAAACGCATCAGTTTAAACTGTTGCGCATACAGGGGGTGTATACCGAGGTACAGAAAAAGTACCAATACGAATGCAAGGTGTTTCTTCATGGTGATGCGTATTCCGCCCCGGAGGAGTGAGCCTGATACGGTGTTTTATTTAATAACAATCTTCCGGCATCAAAGTTATCAGAAAGAGGTAGTTCGCCGGATCGCCAAATCATCGCAATTGATGTACATTTCCATAAACCGGGAAAATAATTAGGGGTAAAAAGAAAATGCCGCAACTATCTTTAGCTGCGGCATCCGTTATATATTGAAGCGTAGGTTTTACTTTTTGTAGTGCGCTCTTAACATCCAGGCCATTTTCTCATGCTCTTCCAGCAGACCGGTGATATAATCGCTGGTACCTGCATCCTTATAAGTATTAGCAAATGGTTCAATATTACCACGGATGAATTCAATGATGCTTTCATGATCGCCAAGCAATTCCTTAATAAAACCGAGGCTGTCATTGTCTCTTTCGCTGTATTCAGTCAGGTGGGTCAGTGACAGGAAGCTTTTTAGCGTCGCAGGTGCATAATGGCCCAGTGTACGGATCCTTTCTGCTACGCTATCCATGATCTC
The DNA window shown above is from Chitinophaga agri and carries:
- a CDS encoding alginate export family protein — its product is MKKHLAFVLVLFLYLGIHPLYAQQFKLMRFNEDYYYLRNDTTGHWYNHIKYVPLFSKDHFYLSFGGEARYEYAASFHEEWEKDGMNYNGLVMQRYNLHADLHLGPHVRVFAQMSSALESFSKVPSPPVNKDELNVQNLFVDVTLKTWTAKQRKLVARAGRQELDYGTGRLISVREGTNVRKYFTGGKVMYNAPRFGVDAFFMMDDEVNPGVFDNHTIREANLWGAYSYIILPGQGNFDIYYLGHRKDNARFEEGVAEESRHTAAVRYWKYGGGFIYNLEAAYQFGTFGGGRINAWTTAIDIGYMFEHARFRPTIALRNDYISGDKTPGDGNLQTFNPLYPKGGYFGFNPRIGPSNLIDLHPYGNLTFSDKFSMQADVVFNWRYSTGDGIYRPSGSFNVAGAGSDERYIGTAYLLSADYAFSKFIKLSCGMQYFETGAFIDHLVTSPVNSYFFNTQLSFKF
- a CDS encoding Dps family protein, translated to MNTNIGITEANRQAVANQLAKLLADEFVLYTKTRNAHWNVEGPDFHSMHLFFESQYNQLDEIMDSVAERIRTLGHYAPATLKSFLSLTHLTEYSERDNDSLGFIKELLGDHESIIEFIRGNIEPFANTYKDAGTSDYITGLLEEHEKMAWMLRAHYKK